In Cynocephalus volans isolate mCynVol1 chromosome 3, mCynVol1.pri, whole genome shotgun sequence, one DNA window encodes the following:
- the LOC134372390 gene encoding LOW QUALITY PROTEIN: vomeronasal type-1 receptor 1-like (The sequence of the model RefSeq protein was modified relative to this genomic sequence to represent the inferred CDS: substituted 1 base at 1 genomic stop codon), whose amino-acid sequence MDGLVYINLNWGITLFIQTGAGILGNSLLLCFYNFIFLTAQNLRPIDLILNQLVLANNLVILSKGIPQTMAAFGLKPFLDEAGCKVIFYLHRVARGVTLSTTCLLSGFQATKLCLRTYGWKKLQLISPKSIVFCCFLCWVLHFVVNIAIVRDVTGPTNNKNMSMEKMYRYCSSPILGRLVFSVSAVVYFFTDVMFWGLMVWTSSFMVLFLYRHKQRVQHIHSSRLSPRANYETRATCIILILVSMFVSFHALSGSLSFWITQIQNPIPWLINISSLVSLGFPTFSPFVFIFSDTRVSQFCYACXTRKTNAPNMVLGQMFPAEHFIIYFITFSPNICSFIYYTM is encoded by the coding sequence ATGGATGGATTGGTTTATATTAACTTAAATTGGGGTATTACCTTATTCATTCAGACTGGTGCTGGAATCCTTGGAAATTCTTTACTCCTttgcttttataatttcatttttctcactgcACAGAACTTGAGACCCATAGACCTGATTCTCAACCAGCTGGTCTTAGCTAACAACTTGGTTATTCTCTCTAAAGGAATCCCTCAGACAATGGCAGCTTTTGGATTGAAACCTTTCCTGGATGAGGCTGGATGTAAAGTTATCTTCTATTTACACAGAGTGGCCAGAGGGGTGACTCTCAGCACCACCTGCCTCCTCAGTGGCTTTCAGGCCACAAAACTTTGCCTAAGGACCTATGGGTGGAAGAAACTCCAACTTATATCCCCAAAGAGCATtgttttctgctgtttcctctgctgggTCTTGCATTTTGTGGTAAATATTGCTATTGTAAGGGATGTAACTGGAccaacaaataacaaaaacatgagCATGGAAAAAATGTACAGATATTGTTCCTCACCCATTTTAGGGAGACTGGTATTCTCAGTAAGTGCAGTAGTTTACTTCTTTACTGATGTTATGTTTTGGGGCCTCATGGTCTGGACTAGCAGCTTCATGGTCCTTTTTCTGTACAGACACAAGCAGCGGGTCCAACACATTCACAGCAGCAGGCTCTCACCCAGAGCTAATTATGAAACTAGAGCCACATGCATTATCTTGATCCTGGTGAGCATGTTTGTCTCCTTTCATGCTCTATCTGGCAGTTTATCATTTTGGATAACCCAGATTCAAAACCCAATCCCTTGGCTGATAAATATCTCTTCCCTGGTGTCTCTGGGCTTCCCAACATTCAGCCCCTTTGTGTTCATTTTTAGTGATACCCGAGTCTCACAGTTCTGCTATGCCTGCTAGACAAGGAAGACAAATGCTCCAAATATGGTTCTGGGACAAATGTTTCCTGCAgaacattttatcatttattttatcacattttctcCCAATATTTGTAGTTTCATATATTATACCATGTAA